Proteins from a genomic interval of Sphingobacterium lactis:
- a CDS encoding neutral zinc metallopeptidase, with protein MKWQGGRRGGNIEDRRGMSGGQKLTLGGIGGVIVLLISYFMGGDPGELLNQMGGQQATVNEQGEYQSTPEEDKLMHFADVVLASTDDVWSNIFQQNGKSYPKPALVVYTQGTETGGCGMGQSAFGPFYCPGDQKVYLDLSFNRELSQKYGAKGEFALAYVIAHEVGHHIQNIFGVLSQTNAMRSKMSERDYNKISVMTELQADFYAGVWAHHLNAMTDVEITYDDIVEGMRAAAAVGDDHIQEQAYGQSNPESFTHGTSEQRMYWFKKGYETGDINQGNTFEDPSLQ; from the coding sequence ATGAAATGGCAAGGAGGCCGCCGTGGCGGCAATATCGAGGACCGCAGGGGCATGTCCGGAGGTCAGAAACTAACGTTAGGTGGAATTGGTGGTGTAATCGTACTGCTGATCAGTTATTTTATGGGTGGAGACCCTGGAGAATTGCTGAATCAGATGGGCGGTCAGCAAGCCACTGTCAATGAACAAGGGGAATATCAATCCACGCCTGAAGAGGACAAATTGATGCATTTTGCCGATGTGGTGTTGGCTAGTACGGATGATGTATGGAGCAACATTTTCCAACAGAATGGAAAATCCTATCCAAAGCCAGCTCTAGTGGTGTATACCCAGGGAACAGAAACTGGCGGTTGTGGTATGGGGCAATCCGCATTCGGACCATTCTATTGTCCAGGCGACCAAAAGGTATATCTGGATCTAAGTTTCAATAGGGAATTGTCGCAGAAATACGGTGCTAAAGGCGAATTTGCCTTGGCGTATGTTATTGCCCATGAGGTTGGCCATCACATCCAAAATATCTTTGGCGTGCTATCGCAGACCAATGCCATGCGTTCAAAAATGAGCGAGCGTGATTACAACAAAATCTCGGTCATGACTGAACTACAGGCCGATTTCTACGCTGGCGTATGGGCACATCACTTGAATGCGATGACTGATGTGGAAATTACCTACGATGATATTGTTGAAGGGATGCGTGCAGCCGCAGCGGTAGGGGATGACCATATCCAAGAGCAGGCTTACGGACAGTCCAATCCGGAATCTTTCACCCATGGTACATCCGAACAACGTATGTACTGGTTCAAGAAAGGATACGAAACGGGAGACATCAACCAAGGAAATACCTTCGAGGATCCGAGCTTGCAATAA
- a CDS encoding malate:quinone oxidoreductase yields the protein MGKKTKKTEVDVVLIGGGIMSATLGTLINELSPDINIEIIERLDVVAAESSDAWNNAGTGHSALCELNYTPEQPDGSVKIDKAINIAEQYEISKQFWSYLVEKNIIKNPSHFIRRVPHMSGVFGEKDVKFLKTRYETMTKENLFKGMEYTEDKSILAEWVPLMMEGRDGNEAVAATKMDIGTDVNFGALTRDLINYLDGKDNIKLSLNQEVKDIDREDDGRWEVEVKDLKTGEKREILAKFVFIGAGGHSLLLLEKSGIPEAKGYGGFPVGGQWLRCTNEEIIKQHHAKVYGKASVGAPPMSVPHLDTRYIDGKQALLFGPYAGFSTKFLKKGSYFDLPASIKLSNIRPMLSAGLDNLPLTKYLITEVMKKPQDKLDALKQFMPTAKMEDWEIEKAGQRVQVIKKDPKHGGILEFGTEVVSSADGSIAALLGASPGASTSVAIMINLLKRCFPERAKSEAYRKKLREMIPTWGKKLNDDAELCESTRTRTTEILQLNK from the coding sequence ATGGGTAAGAAAACAAAAAAAACGGAAGTAGACGTTGTTCTGATCGGTGGCGGTATCATGAGTGCAACGCTAGGGACGTTGATCAATGAGTTAAGTCCAGACATAAACATAGAGATAATCGAACGTTTGGATGTAGTTGCCGCAGAGAGTTCAGATGCTTGGAACAATGCCGGAACGGGTCACTCAGCCCTTTGTGAGTTGAATTACACACCTGAACAACCTGATGGGAGTGTAAAGATCGACAAGGCAATCAATATTGCAGAGCAATATGAAATCTCAAAGCAGTTCTGGTCTTACCTGGTAGAGAAAAATATCATTAAAAATCCAAGTCACTTTATCCGTCGTGTTCCCCACATGTCCGGAGTTTTTGGTGAGAAGGATGTAAAATTCTTAAAAACAAGATACGAGACCATGACCAAGGAAAATCTTTTCAAGGGCATGGAATATACTGAGGACAAGTCGATATTGGCGGAATGGGTTCCATTGATGATGGAAGGCCGTGACGGCAATGAAGCGGTTGCTGCAACCAAAATGGATATCGGTACAGATGTTAATTTTGGCGCTTTAACCAGAGACTTGATCAACTACTTGGATGGCAAGGACAATATCAAACTGTCGCTGAACCAAGAGGTCAAAGATATCGACCGTGAAGATGACGGCCGTTGGGAAGTGGAAGTGAAGGACCTGAAAACAGGAGAGAAGCGGGAGATCCTAGCGAAGTTTGTTTTCATCGGTGCTGGTGGTCACTCCTTATTGTTATTGGAAAAATCCGGAATCCCGGAGGCAAAGGGTTATGGTGGTTTCCCGGTAGGCGGGCAATGGCTACGTTGTACCAACGAGGAAATCATCAAACAGCATCATGCCAAAGTGTATGGAAAGGCTTCTGTTGGTGCTCCACCAATGTCCGTTCCGCACCTGGATACCCGTTATATTGATGGAAAACAAGCTTTATTGTTCGGACCTTACGCCGGATTCTCGACGAAGTTCCTGAAAAAAGGCTCTTATTTTGATTTGCCTGCATCCATTAAATTGTCGAATATCCGCCCGATGCTTTCTGCAGGATTGGATAACCTTCCGTTGACAAAATACTTGATCACGGAAGTCATGAAAAAACCTCAGGATAAATTGGATGCCCTGAAACAATTCATGCCGACTGCAAAAATGGAAGATTGGGAAATCGAGAAAGCAGGCCAACGTGTTCAGGTGATCAAAAAAGATCCGAAACACGGTGGTATTTTGGAATTCGGAACAGAGGTAGTATCCAGTGCCGACGGTTCCATTGCAGCACTGTTGGGCGCTTCGCCTGGTGCATCAACCTCGGTGGCCATCATGATCAACCTCTTGAAAAGATGTTTCCCTGAGCGCGCCAAATCAGAAGCTTACCGTAAGAAATTACGTGAGATGATCCCGACCTGGGGCAAAAAATTGAACGATGATGCGGAATTGTGCGAAAGCACACGGACGCGTACAACTGAAATATTGCAGTTGAATAAATAA
- the pnuC gene encoding nicotinamide riboside transporter PnuC, whose product MEEIIDNIVHGFLQTSWLERFSVVCGIIQVLLSKNNKVSTYFFGILSILSGMLVLFSAGLYAEIVLNIYYLIMSIYGWYFWLSNKEAAQQPISTSNRREWTIVLSIVFGGFLLFYLLLNKLTDSDVPIWDAWVTSTAWAGMWLLAKRKIENWILLNISNLFAIPLLIHKDLYLFAALTTFLFIVAIFGFFNWKRIMKSQELKGI is encoded by the coding sequence ATGGAAGAAATTATCGATAATATTGTGCATGGTTTTCTGCAGACCTCCTGGTTGGAGCGATTTTCGGTCGTATGCGGAATTATTCAGGTGCTGCTCTCCAAGAATAATAAAGTATCCACCTATTTCTTTGGCATCTTAAGTATTCTCAGTGGTATGCTTGTTCTCTTTTCGGCCGGCCTGTATGCGGAAATCGTGCTGAACATCTATTACTTGATCATGAGCATATATGGTTGGTACTTCTGGCTCAGCAATAAAGAGGCTGCACAACAGCCCATCAGTACATCCAACCGGCGGGAATGGACGATTGTCCTTTCCATTGTTTTCGGAGGTTTCCTGCTGTTCTATTTACTGTTGAATAAATTGACGGATTCGGATGTTCCGATCTGGGATGCGTGGGTCACCTCAACAGCCTGGGCAGGTATGTGGCTGCTTGCCAAGCGGAAAATTGAAAATTGGATACTCCTGAATATCAGTAATCTATTTGCAATACCTTTATTAATCCATAAAGATCTTTATTTATTTGCTGCGTTGACAACCTTTCTGTTCATCGTGGCCATCTTTGGGTTCTTTAACTGGAAACGTATTATGAAATCACAAGAATTGAAAGGAATATGA
- a CDS encoding menaquinone biosynthetic enzyme MqnA/MqnD family protein: protein MNKIKVSAVSYTNTLPFLQGIRASDVINDIELSVDYPSECARKVIEDEVDMGVIPVAALTKLEEYHIIGDYCIGTEDYVDSVFIFSNKPISEIDTLLLDKQSRTSNGLARILLKHYWKRDVQVLTEGEADAYVLIGDRTFGKKEEVPYVYDLGHYWRELTGLPFAFAVWVSNKKLPDAFEEKFNAALAEGVSRPDDVIPGLPVFPNFDYHKYLNENLNFHLTNEKRQAIEKYLAWYAELEQ from the coding sequence ATGAATAAAATTAAGGTATCTGCTGTCTCCTATACCAACACCCTGCCTTTTCTACAGGGAATACGGGCTTCAGATGTGATTAATGATATTGAGCTATCGGTTGACTATCCCAGCGAATGCGCGCGGAAAGTAATCGAGGATGAAGTGGATATGGGCGTTATTCCCGTAGCTGCTTTGACGAAACTCGAAGAATACCATATTATCGGAGATTATTGCATAGGAACAGAAGACTATGTGGATTCGGTTTTTATCTTTTCCAACAAACCGATTTCGGAAATAGATACTCTCTTATTGGATAAGCAATCCCGCACATCCAATGGTCTTGCTCGAATTTTACTGAAGCACTATTGGAAAAGAGATGTGCAGGTGCTTACGGAAGGCGAGGCAGATGCCTACGTATTGATCGGAGATCGCACCTTCGGTAAGAAAGAAGAAGTGCCGTACGTTTATGACCTTGGGCATTATTGGCGGGAATTGACAGGTTTGCCTTTTGCCTTTGCCGTTTGGGTATCCAATAAAAAACTACCTGATGCCTTTGAGGAAAAATTCAATGCTGCCCTAGCGGAAGGGGTATCCCGACCGGATGATGTGATCCCCGGACTTCCCGTATTTCCCAATTTCGATTATCATAAATATTTAAATGAAAATTTGAATTTTCACCTTACGAATGAGAAAAGGCAAGCAATAGAAAAGTACCTAGCTTGGTATGCCGAATTGGAGCAATAA
- a CDS encoding DUF4302 domain-containing protein has translation MKNLLISLLLIFCLSNCNKNAFTEHEVEKVWVPAEEQLETYQTLLTAHQSGWEFIMERPNDHGVYYGLINFKNENEIDFLVDYAIRYTKYQPGKINFAVHNGSPSFSFPKYSPFANFIDHAGGLDSLYTFNKIVNDTLFLDGNGVGVKLKLYKCPPEKNQALRNNSMAKNKDDLFKIFSMKRFFFYLNKGGQSFDIALDTLRKEFVINYGTNEDFKAFTSKYYFDQDGIVLQKPFSDSGVEFRKLKPQSQSEFTAIFDEGITITNEPKPKRYNLKIVSDFKGHDAHFGWGSYAGLSTRDQLDIANMRAINEVEFFSIFPTFIIEDEPPVIHGLAAFIMKSGDIALGMDRQLTKFTDDGRVYFERYIVEEHPSSEEINAAKAKITPYFYNERGFYIIGDNNGLYLVDARDGLTWAHFRSLTRMPQ, from the coding sequence ATGAAAAATTTACTTATTAGTCTTCTGCTGATTTTTTGTCTGAGCAACTGTAATAAGAATGCTTTTACCGAACATGAGGTTGAAAAGGTATGGGTTCCAGCAGAGGAACAATTAGAAACCTACCAAACCCTTCTCACCGCTCACCAATCCGGTTGGGAATTTATCATGGAACGCCCGAATGACCATGGTGTCTATTATGGGTTGATTAATTTTAAAAATGAAAATGAAATCGACTTCCTGGTAGATTATGCCATCAGGTATACCAAGTACCAACCTGGAAAAATAAACTTCGCCGTTCACAACGGCAGCCCTTCTTTCAGTTTCCCAAAGTATTCCCCGTTTGCCAACTTCATAGATCATGCTGGGGGACTGGACAGCTTGTACACGTTTAATAAGATCGTGAATGACACCCTATTCCTGGATGGAAATGGTGTCGGTGTTAAACTAAAACTGTACAAATGTCCTCCGGAAAAGAATCAAGCACTTCGAAACAACAGCATGGCGAAAAACAAAGATGACCTCTTCAAGATATTTTCGATGAAAAGATTCTTCTTCTATCTCAATAAGGGCGGACAGAGTTTTGATATTGCTTTAGACACCCTGCGAAAGGAATTTGTGATCAACTATGGAACAAATGAAGATTTTAAAGCATTTACTTCAAAATATTATTTTGATCAGGACGGTATTGTCCTGCAGAAACCATTCTCCGATAGTGGTGTTGAATTTCGAAAGCTGAAACCACAATCGCAATCGGAATTTACAGCAATCTTCGATGAGGGGATTACCATCACCAATGAACCTAAGCCTAAGCGTTATAATCTGAAAATCGTCAGTGACTTCAAAGGGCATGATGCACATTTTGGCTGGGGCTCCTATGCTGGGCTCAGCACCCGAGACCAATTGGATATTGCCAATATGCGGGCGATTAATGAGGTTGAATTCTTCTCCATCTTTCCGACGTTCATCATTGAGGATGAGCCACCGGTCATCCATGGTTTAGCCGCATTTATTATGAAAAGTGGAGATATTGCTCTCGGAATGGACCGACAATTGACCAAATTTACGGATGATGGTCGCGTCTATTTTGAACGCTATATTGTAGAAGAGCATCCATCCAGTGAGGAGATAAATGCCGCCAAAGCCAAAATTACTCCATATTTCTATAATGAAAGGGGGTTTTACATCATAGGAGACAACAATGGGCTCTATTTGGTGGATGCCCGGGATGGACTGACCTGGGCACACTTCCGGTCATTGACCCGGATGCCACAATAA
- a CDS encoding thioredoxin domain-containing protein — translation MKKLFFTALITAACFNVQAQEKIDAKKMEEMIAKPQTQILDVRTAEEYQGGHIPNSTNIDWKEKEAFAKAIESLDKEQPVYVYCLGGGRSKQAAQYLTQQGFQVFDYSGGMMDWRNAEKPEIKPNGGKEAAGMSTEDFDKAINAADVVLVNFSAAWCVPCQELKPTIEKIEKEQAAKVKVLKLDADQNKELMKVLNVRGIPQLTLYRKGEIAWSKAGVPTEAEIMAEVDKATK, via the coding sequence ATGAAAAAATTATTCTTTACAGCCTTGATCACTGCCGCATGCTTCAATGTGCAGGCGCAGGAAAAGATCGATGCCAAGAAAATGGAGGAAATGATTGCCAAACCGCAAACGCAGATCCTTGATGTTCGAACTGCTGAAGAATACCAGGGCGGACATATCCCAAATTCCACAAATATCGATTGGAAGGAAAAAGAGGCATTTGCAAAAGCAATCGAATCCTTGGATAAGGAACAACCTGTTTATGTTTATTGCCTAGGTGGCGGACGCAGCAAACAAGCGGCCCAATACCTTACACAGCAAGGTTTTCAAGTCTTCGATTATTCCGGAGGAATGATGGATTGGCGCAATGCGGAAAAGCCGGAAATCAAACCCAATGGCGGTAAGGAAGCGGCAGGCATGAGCACAGAGGATTTTGACAAGGCGATCAACGCTGCAGATGTGGTATTGGTCAACTTTTCGGCAGCTTGGTGTGTCCCATGTCAGGAACTCAAACCCACCATTGAAAAAATAGAAAAAGAACAGGCTGCAAAGGTTAAGGTCCTCAAATTAGACGCCGACCAAAATAAGGAATTGATGAAGGTTCTGAATGTCCGCGGCATTCCGCAATTAACCCTGTACAGAAAGGGAGAAATTGCCTGGTCAAAAGCTGGCGTACCGACAGAAGCTGAAATCATGGCCGAAGTGGATAAAGCAACAAAATAA
- a CDS encoding acyl transferase — MEIADRIFTIQNEEEFNEIALQIFQQQVQRVPVYKMYVELLNILPESVKHYRDIPFLPIQFFKTQEIITESSSPEVIFTSSGTTGMVTSQHLVADKALYEQSFRKAFEQFYGSVADIAVLALLPSYLERSGSSLIYMVDDLIKHSKQAESGYFLYNHDELYHALLHLKAKGTKTILFGVTYALLDMIENYQIDFPELIVMETGGMKGKRKEMVREELHDLLCKGFNVPAIHSEYGMTELLSQGYSYGEGLFHTPKWMKILIRDTNDPLTLLDNKKTGAINVIDLANYHSCSFIATQDLGKYHPDGSFEILGRFDNSDIRGCNLLVQ, encoded by the coding sequence ATGGAAATCGCTGATCGCATCTTTACTATTCAGAACGAAGAGGAATTTAATGAAATTGCATTGCAGATCTTTCAGCAGCAGGTTCAACGGGTGCCTGTGTACAAAATGTATGTGGAGTTACTGAATATATTGCCTGAATCAGTTAAGCACTATCGTGATATTCCATTTTTACCCATCCAGTTTTTCAAGACGCAGGAAATCATTACGGAAAGTTCCTCACCAGAGGTAATCTTCACTTCTTCGGGAACTACGGGCATGGTGACCAGTCAGCACTTGGTTGCTGATAAGGCGCTCTATGAACAAAGTTTCCGGAAAGCTTTTGAACAGTTTTATGGATCGGTTGCTGACATTGCTGTGTTAGCTCTGCTACCTTCCTATTTGGAGCGTTCTGGCTCTTCCCTGATCTACATGGTCGATGATCTGATCAAGCATTCCAAACAAGCTGAAAGTGGGTATTTTCTGTACAACCATGATGAGCTCTATCATGCCCTACTCCACTTAAAAGCGAAAGGTACAAAAACGATATTGTTTGGAGTTACCTATGCCCTGTTGGATATGATCGAGAACTATCAGATTGATTTTCCGGAGTTGATCGTAATGGAGACTGGAGGCATGAAGGGCAAACGAAAGGAAATGGTCCGTGAAGAACTCCACGATCTATTGTGCAAAGGCTTTAATGTACCTGCCATCCATTCTGAATACGGAATGACGGAATTGCTATCTCAGGGTTATTCCTATGGAGAAGGGCTATTCCATACCCCAAAATGGATGAAGATATTGATCCGCGACACCAATGATCCATTGACGCTGCTGGACAACAAAAAAACAGGAGCAATAAATGTCATTGATTTAGCCAATTATCACTCCTGTTCATTTATAGCGACCCAAGATTTGGGAAAATATCATCCCGATGGGTCTTTTGAAATTCTTGGTCGATTCGACAATTCCGATATACGGGGTTGCAATCTACTCGTCCAATAG
- the fabG gene encoding 3-oxoacyl-[acyl-carrier-protein] reductase, translating into MKLLAGKTALITGASKGIGRKIAEVFAEQGANVAFTYLSSVEKGQALEKDLEQFGTKVKGYRSDASKFNEAEQLINDIVADFGTLDIVVNNAGITKDGLLMRMTEENWDDVINVNLKSIFNVSKAAAKVMMKNRKGSIINMSSVVGVQGNAGQANYAASKAGIIGFSKSLAKELGSRNIRTNVVAPGFIRTEMTDVLDPKVVEGWEANIPLKRAGEPEDVANACLFLASDLSAYVTGQVLPVCGGML; encoded by the coding sequence ATGAAATTACTAGCCGGAAAAACAGCTTTAATCACTGGGGCATCAAAAGGTATAGGTCGCAAAATTGCAGAAGTCTTTGCTGAGCAAGGTGCTAATGTAGCTTTCACCTACCTTTCATCCGTTGAGAAAGGACAGGCTCTAGAAAAAGACCTTGAACAATTCGGAACAAAGGTAAAAGGTTACCGTTCAGACGCTTCCAAATTCAATGAAGCTGAACAACTTATTAATGATATTGTTGCTGATTTTGGCACTTTAGATATTGTCGTGAACAACGCCGGAATCACCAAGGACGGTCTGTTGATGCGCATGACCGAAGAGAACTGGGACGATGTGATCAATGTGAATCTGAAATCCATTTTCAATGTATCCAAAGCGGCAGCTAAGGTGATGATGAAAAACCGTAAGGGTAGCATCATCAATATGAGTTCAGTTGTGGGTGTTCAAGGAAATGCAGGCCAGGCAAATTATGCCGCATCAAAAGCAGGAATTATCGGTTTCTCAAAATCCTTAGCGAAGGAGTTGGGTTCTCGTAATATCCGTACTAACGTCGTGGCACCAGGATTTATCCGAACCGAAATGACCGATGTACTGGATCCTAAAGTCGTGGAAGGCTGGGAAGCAAATATCCCATTGAAACGCGCAGGAGAACCGGAAGACGTCGCCAATGCATGTCTATTCCTGGCATCCGACTTATCGGCCTATGTCACCGGACAGGTACTACCGGTTTGTGGCGGAATGCTCTAG
- a CDS encoding DUF423 domain-containing protein has product MNQAALISGAIFGILSIVLGAFGAHALKKVLSEERLASFEVGVRYQMYAAITLLIIGYHADFSTSYGKWAYYGLFWGTILFSGSIYFLSLKDVLKVNLRFLGPITPLGGLLMIVGWLMLLLSYMQ; this is encoded by the coding sequence GTGAATCAAGCAGCATTAATTTCAGGCGCCATTTTTGGCATTTTATCCATTGTTTTAGGTGCATTCGGTGCACATGCTTTAAAGAAGGTCCTATCTGAGGAACGATTGGCATCCTTTGAAGTAGGCGTCCGTTATCAGATGTATGCAGCCATTACCTTACTAATAATTGGCTATCACGCGGATTTCAGCACAAGCTATGGAAAATGGGCTTATTATGGTCTCTTCTGGGGGACTATCCTTTTTTCGGGAAGTATTTACTTTTTGAGCCTGAAAGATGTGCTCAAAGTTAATCTTCGCTTCCTGGGTCCAATTACACCACTGGGCGGATTGCTGATGATCGTAGGATGGTTGATGTTACTGCTTTCTTATATGCAGTAA
- a CDS encoding PhnA domain-containing protein translates to MLLDDLKSRSENQCELCRSTENLDIYEVPPTSTPTLDNSILICSVCKGQLEKTEQIDPEHWKVLSDTMWSEFPAVQVVAWRMLSRLRNEAWAANNLDILYLDDETLAWAKKTGDHESEATVEFHQDSNGTRLFEGDTVVLIKTLDVKGSSISAKLGTVVKNIRLVPDNTEQIEGKIEGQTIVILTKYLRKG, encoded by the coding sequence ATGTTATTAGACGATTTAAAAAGTAGAAGTGAAAATCAATGTGAACTATGCCGTTCCACAGAAAATCTCGACATCTACGAAGTACCCCCAACATCAACCCCTACCTTAGACAACAGTATTTTGATCTGTTCTGTTTGCAAAGGACAGCTAGAAAAAACGGAACAGATTGATCCTGAGCACTGGAAAGTGTTAAGTGACACCATGTGGTCCGAATTTCCTGCCGTTCAGGTTGTCGCTTGGCGTATGTTAAGCCGTTTGCGCAATGAAGCTTGGGCTGCCAATAACCTGGACATCCTCTACCTTGATGATGAAACCCTGGCATGGGCCAAGAAAACCGGTGACCATGAATCTGAAGCAACGGTTGAATTCCATCAAGATAGTAATGGAACCCGCCTTTTTGAAGGTGATACAGTAGTTCTGATTAAAACCTTGGATGTAAAAGGCTCCAGTATATCCGCTAAATTAGGAACTGTTGTTAAGAATATTCGACTCGTTCCTGACAATACAGAGCAGATTGAGGGCAAGATTGAAGGGCAAACCATCGTTATATTAACGAAATACCTACGCAAGGGATAA
- a CDS encoding histidine phosphatase family protein, protein MKKTFYFIRHGQTDLNLKGIVQGRGVNSPLNENGIKQAQAFYEAYKSVPFDKIYTSTLLRTHQTVAPFLKDGVPMEQLVGLDEISWGIYEGQEQNENILTGFEKVVNSWRNNDLDLAIEEGESPNQLVSRQREAIDYMINQPGEETVLVCMHGRALRILLCHITEVPVCKMDDFPHTNTALYKLEYEDGRFSIVDHYNIKHLESLVNE, encoded by the coding sequence GTGAAGAAGACATTTTATTTTATACGCCATGGGCAAACAGATCTCAATCTGAAAGGTATTGTGCAGGGCAGGGGTGTGAACAGCCCATTGAATGAAAATGGAATCAAACAGGCTCAAGCATTTTATGAAGCGTATAAATCGGTTCCATTTGATAAGATCTACACCTCGACACTGTTGCGGACCCACCAAACCGTAGCACCCTTTCTGAAGGATGGCGTGCCGATGGAGCAATTGGTTGGTCTGGATGAGATTTCCTGGGGAATCTATGAAGGGCAGGAACAGAACGAAAATATCCTGACAGGCTTTGAAAAGGTAGTCAATTCCTGGCGCAATAATGATCTGGATCTGGCCATAGAAGAGGGGGAATCACCCAATCAGTTGGTCAGCCGGCAACGGGAAGCCATTGACTACATGATCAATCAACCGGGAGAGGAAACAGTTCTGGTGTGTATGCACGGCCGTGCACTGCGCATCTTACTCTGTCATATTACCGAAGTGCCGGTTTGCAAAATGGATGATTTTCCGCATACCAATACGGCGCTATACAAATTGGAATATGAAGATGGCCGCTTCTCCATTGTCGATCATTACAACATCAAACATCTAGAAAGTTTAGTGAATGAATAA
- a CDS encoding acyl-CoA dehydrogenase has translation MTLTNEQIIQIRELQAAGIQHKALTQAQLDMIYTNNWFNLWVPQDLHGLETSFPQGLAVLEELAYWDGGLGWTVTLCSGANMFAGFIDPELAKQVWTDPKVCLGGSGQVGGKAVRKGDGYEISGMWSYATGAPHLTHFTLNAEIYDAGQQVFQPDGEPLIRSFFVPRDQVLVHYDWDTFGLECTASHSFSLDQVWVPASYAFQLDPSHKQSTSALFQIPFMPFAELTLLVNYIGMFRRFTDLVEKYYFEKSTDRKWADLHSKSRFKELDEIQVKHAASRKDILQLAELLWTQAKASEPAIDSSLLNEIAQKSRAIVSEIRNDTTALFPFLGIRAAQRTSELNIVFRNLFTASQHSLLR, from the coding sequence ATGACCTTAACGAACGAACAGATTATCCAAATTCGCGAGTTGCAAGCGGCGGGTATACAACACAAAGCATTGACCCAAGCGCAACTGGATATGATTTATACGAACAATTGGTTCAACCTGTGGGTACCGCAAGATTTGCATGGGCTGGAAACGTCATTTCCCCAGGGATTGGCAGTACTGGAAGAGTTGGCCTATTGGGATGGTGGTCTTGGCTGGACCGTGACCCTGTGTTCTGGTGCAAATATGTTTGCCGGATTTATTGATCCTGAATTGGCCAAGCAGGTTTGGACTGATCCTAAGGTATGTTTAGGCGGGAGTGGGCAAGTAGGGGGCAAGGCAGTCCGTAAAGGGGATGGGTATGAAATATCGGGGATGTGGAGTTATGCCACTGGAGCACCCCATCTAACCCATTTTACATTGAATGCGGAAATTTACGATGCCGGGCAGCAGGTTTTCCAGCCAGATGGTGAACCCTTGATACGATCGTTTTTTGTACCCCGAGATCAGGTTCTAGTTCATTATGATTGGGATACATTCGGGCTGGAGTGTACGGCAAGTCATTCTTTTTCCCTGGATCAGGTGTGGGTTCCAGCATCATATGCCTTCCAATTGGATCCTTCGCACAAGCAATCTACATCCGCATTGTTCCAGATACCATTTATGCCATTTGCGGAATTGACCCTTTTGGTGAATTATATAGGCATGTTCAGAAGGTTTACGGACTTGGTGGAGAAATATTATTTTGAGAAATCTACAGATCGGAAATGGGCAGATTTACACAGTAAATCCAGGTTCAAAGAATTGGATGAAATCCAGGTGAAGCATGCCGCTTCGCGTAAGGATATTTTGCAGTTAGCCGAGTTGCTATGGACCCAAGCGAAAGCATCGGAACCAGCAATAGATTCCTCGTTGCTCAACGAGATCGCTCAGAAATCAAGAGCTATTGTCTCAGAAATCAGAAACGATACAACAGCACTCTTTCCTTTTCTGGGGATTAGGGCAGCCCAAAGGACATCCGAATTAAATATTGTCTTTCGCAATTTGTTCACGGCTAGTCAACATAGCTTATTACGGTAA